A genomic segment from Thiomicrorhabdus aquaedulcis encodes:
- a CDS encoding ATP-binding protein, whose product MALSNTPNNDAPHSSNPVLNHTCVSTVNVTADLSHLMVAPNQLYLACDLSHMAFSSTAELGGLVRHLGQTRAIEALKFGVGIHQDGYNLYVLGSPGLGKQTTVQALLAKEAKEVRLAKEAYDWCYINNFADSHKPLVLRLAKGYGHKLRLDMAHFIEDILLAIPAAFETDEYQLAVQAIHDEYSRTEDQALAEVANKAAKNNIMMLRTPNGWTLGPKKDGKVITPEEFDVMPEEVRHAISRVVEEIQDELKQVLLKIPFWQKHTRDKIHALNREISHTTITQYAVELETAYQAFANVIAFIESVKHDILERADAFRKVGLEQKNTRAKHDNLSELFSDYQVNVLVDNSFTQGVPVVFEDNPTYQNLMGRIEHMAQFGTLLTDFSLIKPGALHLANGGYLVLEASKVLSSLYSWEGLKRALAGHEIKMESLEQLLSLASTISLQPEPIPLQVKVVLTGSRLLYYLLKQYDPEFSQLFKVAVDFAEDMGRDNQSCELYAQMIANLQQQKKLLALNKKAVERVIEHCSRLAQDNEKVSLHMGGLIDLLQESDYWAHQAGRSVITHSDVQKVIDARHYRLDQIHERLQEEIVRGIYLLNTHGKKVAQVNGLSVIELGDYAFGRPSRITATARLGIGKVIDIEREVELGGAIHSKGVMILAAYLAYYYAKDVPLALSASLVFEQSYGLVEGDSASAAELCALLSALGDIELNQYLAVTGSVNQHGEIQPIGGVNEKIEGFFDVCYAQGLQSLHGLKDKNSVQGVIIPRANLKHLMLKSAVVEAVAAKQFVVYAVSHIDEVMQLLSDLPVGNLNAKGRYPKESFKGKIQSRVLKLSALNRRYARGGVVVQSAVSKNSKKVSGKNKQ is encoded by the coding sequence ATGGCTTTAAGCAACACTCCAAATAACGATGCTCCGCACTCGTCTAATCCTGTTTTAAATCACACTTGTGTATCCACTGTTAATGTCACAGCCGACCTAAGTCATTTAATGGTTGCGCCCAATCAATTGTATTTGGCGTGCGATTTGTCGCACATGGCGTTTAGCAGTACCGCTGAATTGGGTGGTTTGGTGCGTCATTTAGGGCAAACTCGTGCGATAGAAGCGCTCAAATTTGGCGTAGGTATCCACCAAGATGGCTACAATCTTTATGTGCTGGGGTCGCCTGGATTGGGTAAACAGACCACGGTGCAAGCCTTGCTTGCAAAAGAGGCCAAAGAGGTGCGGCTCGCAAAAGAAGCTTACGACTGGTGTTACATTAATAATTTTGCAGATTCGCATAAGCCGCTGGTATTACGTTTAGCCAAAGGATATGGCCATAAATTGCGGTTGGATATGGCACATTTTATTGAGGACATTTTACTGGCGATTCCGGCCGCATTTGAAACCGACGAATATCAATTGGCGGTGCAAGCCATTCACGATGAATACAGTCGCACCGAAGATCAAGCGTTGGCCGAGGTGGCCAATAAAGCCGCTAAAAACAATATTATGATGTTACGCACTCCCAACGGTTGGACGTTGGGGCCTAAAAAAGACGGCAAGGTCATTACCCCAGAAGAGTTTGATGTGATGCCCGAAGAAGTGCGCCACGCCATTAGCCGAGTGGTGGAAGAGATTCAGGATGAACTCAAGCAGGTGTTATTAAAAATTCCCTTTTGGCAAAAGCACACGCGTGACAAAATTCATGCCCTTAATCGAGAAATATCGCACACCACCATCACCCAATATGCGGTTGAATTAGAAACCGCTTACCAAGCCTTTGCCAATGTTATTGCCTTTATTGAAAGTGTTAAACACGATATTTTAGAACGTGCCGATGCCTTTAGAAAAGTAGGATTAGAGCAAAAAAACACCCGCGCCAAGCACGATAATTTGTCGGAGCTGTTTAGCGATTATCAAGTCAATGTATTGGTTGACAACAGCTTTACTCAAGGCGTTCCGGTGGTCTTTGAAGACAATCCCACCTATCAAAACTTAATGGGGCGCATAGAGCATATGGCGCAATTTGGTACGTTGCTCACCGACTTTTCACTTATTAAACCCGGCGCGTTGCATTTGGCCAATGGCGGCTACTTGGTTTTAGAGGCCAGTAAAGTACTGAGTTCGCTGTATTCGTGGGAGGGACTCAAACGTGCGTTGGCGGGGCACGAGATTAAAATGGAGTCGCTTGAGCAGCTCCTGAGTTTAGCCAGTACCATTTCGTTACAACCAGAACCCATTCCGCTGCAGGTAAAAGTAGTGTTAACCGGCAGTCGTTTGCTGTACTACCTGCTAAAACAATACGACCCCGAGTTTAGTCAGCTGTTTAAAGTGGCAGTTGATTTTGCCGAAGACATGGGGCGTGACAACCAAAGTTGTGAATTATATGCGCAGATGATTGCCAATTTGCAACAACAAAAAAAACTTTTGGCGCTCAATAAAAAGGCGGTTGAGCGCGTGATTGAACACTGCTCACGTTTGGCGCAAGATAACGAAAAAGTCTCTTTGCACATGGGAGGACTCATCGATTTATTACAAGAGTCTGACTATTGGGCGCACCAGGCCGGACGCAGTGTGATAACTCATAGCGATGTGCAAAAGGTGATTGATGCACGCCATTATCGCCTAGATCAAATTCACGAACGCCTGCAAGAAGAGATTGTTAGAGGGATTTATTTGCTCAATACACACGGAAAAAAAGTCGCGCAAGTAAATGGATTAAGCGTGATTGAGCTAGGTGATTACGCGTTTGGGCGGCCATCGCGCATTACCGCCACCGCGCGTTTAGGCATCGGCAAGGTGATTGATATTGAACGTGAAGTAGAATTGGGGGGTGCCATTCACTCAAAAGGGGTGATGATTTTAGCGGCGTATTTGGCTTATTACTATGCTAAAGACGTGCCGTTGGCGCTGTCGGCCAGTTTGGTTTTTGAGCAGTCGTATGGTTTGGTTGAGGGTGACAGTGCGTCGGCCGCCGAGTTGTGCGCGTTATTGTCGGCGCTGGGTGATATTGAGCTTAACCAATATTTGGCGGTGACCGGTTCGGTCAATCAACACGGTGAAATTCAGCCCATTGGTGGGGTAAACGAGAAAATAGAAGGCTTTTTTGATGTTTGTTACGCCCAGGGTCTACAAAGTTTACACGGTTTAAAGGATAAAAATAGCGTGCAAGGGGTGATTATTCCGCGCGCGAATCTTAAGCATTTAATGCTTAAATCTGCCGTGGTAGAGGCGGTGGCGGCCAAACAATTTGTGGTGTATGCGGTGAGTCACATTGATGAGGTGATGCAACTGTTAAGCGATTTGCCAGTCGGAAATCTCAATGCCAAAGGGCGTTATCCCAAAGAGAGTTTTAAGGGCAAAATACAGAGCAGGGTGCTGAAGTTAAGCGCGTTAAATCGACGTTATGCCCGAGGCGGTGTCGTTGTGCAAAGTGCGGTGAGCAAGAATTCAAAAAAGGTAAGTGGAAAAAATAAGCAGTAA
- a CDS encoding M14 family metallopeptidase has translation MPSAITPAPKVRGKLSVSKRNQIITIGGQAILPGERKTVDLEVGKLYTHSALTMPVQVLCGKQAGPKLFVSAAIHGDELNGVEIIRRLLKVKALNRLKGSLIAVPIVNLHGFIHHSRYLPDRRDLNRSFPGSEKGSIASRMAHLFLNEVVKQSTHGIDLHTGAINRSNLPQIRANLDDPETLRLAHTFGAPLMLNSDLRDGSLRAAAVKKNIPILLYEAGEALRFDEVSIRAGVRGILNVMRELEMLPRSRKKIEKGEKPKKSVVARSSFWLRAPQSGIFRSIVPDGARVIANVTLMGVVSDPFGETEMEIYSTNNGIVIGQMKMPLVNEGEALFHVARFARSDKAAESVDDFNEEMLNDLFLPYPMDDIPNIC, from the coding sequence ATGCCAAGCGCAATAACACCAGCACCAAAGGTCAGGGGTAAGTTAAGCGTGTCAAAACGCAATCAAATTATCACCATTGGCGGTCAGGCTATTTTGCCAGGCGAGCGTAAAACGGTCGATTTGGAAGTAGGCAAACTCTATACCCACAGCGCCTTAACCATGCCGGTGCAAGTGTTGTGCGGCAAACAAGCTGGCCCCAAATTGTTTGTGAGTGCGGCCATTCATGGCGATGAGTTGAATGGGGTGGAGATTATTCGCCGTCTATTAAAGGTCAAAGCGTTAAATCGTTTAAAGGGCAGTTTAATCGCGGTGCCGATTGTGAATTTGCATGGGTTTATTCATCACAGCCGTTATTTGCCCGACCGCCGCGATTTAAATCGCAGTTTTCCGGGTTCCGAAAAAGGCTCTATTGCCAGTCGCATGGCGCATCTGTTTTTAAACGAAGTGGTCAAACAATCCACGCACGGCATTGACTTGCACACCGGTGCGATTAATCGCTCTAATTTACCGCAAATTCGTGCCAATTTAGACGACCCCGAAACCTTACGTCTAGCGCACACCTTTGGCGCGCCGCTGATGCTTAACTCCGATTTACGCGATGGTTCTTTGCGTGCGGCGGCGGTAAAAAAGAACATTCCTATTTTATTGTACGAAGCCGGTGAGGCGTTGCGCTTTGACGAAGTGTCTATTCGCGCCGGTGTGCGCGGAATTTTAAACGTTATGCGCGAGTTAGAAATGTTGCCGCGCTCACGCAAAAAAATCGAAAAGGGCGAAAAGCCCAAAAAATCGGTGGTAGCACGCTCCAGCTTTTGGTTGCGCGCCCCGCAAAGCGGTATTTTTAGGTCGATTGTGCCCGACGGCGCGCGCGTGATTGCCAACGTCACTTTGATGGGGGTGGTGTCCGACCCGTTTGGCGAAACCGAAATGGAAATTTACTCAACCAACAATGGCATTGTGATTGGGCAAATGAAAATGCCTTTGGTAAACGAAGGTGAAGCGCTGTTTCATGTGGCGCGCTTTGCCCGCAGCGATAAAGCCGCCGAATCGGTAGACGATTTTAACGAAGAGATGCTAAACGACCTGTTTTTGCCCTACCCAATGGACGATATTCCTAATATCTGTTAA
- the rimK gene encoding 30S ribosomal protein S6--L-glutamate ligase, whose amino-acid sequence MKIAILSRGPRLYSTRRLVEAAQARGHEVEVIDALRCYMNITSNHPQIHYKGRILGDFDAIIPRIGASITFYGTAVLRQFEMMGVYPLNESVAISRSRDKLRSLQLLSRKGVGLPVSGFAHSPDDVDDLLKTVGGAPVVIKLLEGTQGVGVVLAETHSAASSVIQAFNGLKANILVQEFIKEAKGADIRCFVVGGKVIAAMKRQGKEGEFRSNLHQGGSASLIRITPEERATAIRAAKIMGLNVCGVDLLRSNHGPVVMEVNSSPGLEGIEGATSKDVAGIIIQFIEKNAKRNNTSTKGQG is encoded by the coding sequence ATGAAAATTGCTATTTTGTCGCGTGGTCCAAGACTGTATTCGACCCGTCGACTGGTAGAAGCGGCACAAGCGCGTGGTCACGAAGTGGAAGTGATTGATGCTCTGCGGTGCTACATGAACATCACCTCAAACCATCCGCAAATTCATTACAAAGGCCGCATCTTGGGCGATTTTGATGCGATTATTCCGCGCATTGGCGCGTCCATTACCTTTTACGGTACAGCGGTATTGCGGCAGTTTGAGATGATGGGCGTTTACCCACTCAACGAATCGGTCGCCATTTCGCGCTCTCGCGATAAATTACGCAGTTTGCAGTTGCTGTCGCGCAAAGGCGTGGGCTTACCGGTGTCGGGTTTTGCTCATTCGCCCGACGACGTGGACGACTTGCTTAAAACAGTGGGTGGCGCACCGGTGGTGATTAAACTGCTCGAAGGCACCCAAGGTGTGGGCGTTGTGTTGGCCGAAACCCATTCAGCGGCTTCCAGCGTGATTCAGGCGTTTAACGGTTTAAAAGCCAATATTTTGGTGCAAGAGTTTATTAAAGAGGCCAAAGGCGCGGACATTCGCTGTTTTGTGGTGGGCGGCAAAGTTATTGCGGCCATGAAACGTCAAGGCAAAGAGGGTGAATTTCGCTCTAACTTACACCAAGGCGGCTCGGCCTCACTGATTCGCATTACGCCAGAAGAGCGCGCTACGGCGATTCGTGCGGCCAAAATTATGGGCTTAAATGTGTGCGGCGTCGATTTACTGCGCTCAAATCACGGCCCAGTGGTGATGGAGGTCAATTCATCGCCTGGCCTAGAAGGCATTGAGGGCGCGACCAGCAAAGACGTGGCCGGCATTATTATTCAGTTTATTGAGAAAAATGCCAAGCGCAATAACACCAGCACCAAAGGTCAGGGGTAA
- a CDS encoding ATP-dependent zinc protease, producing MNNMVGWREWVALPQIGIKALKCKVDTGAKTSALHAFKVEPFLQDGQEWVRFWVHIDERDLSQVQACEAQVVDKRAVTDSGGNVTERLFIQTQLEIGQHRFPIQLSLTARDTMRFNMLLGRTALRTGGFLVNPSKSFLQGKKV from the coding sequence ATGAACAATATGGTGGGTTGGCGTGAGTGGGTTGCACTGCCGCAAATTGGCATTAAGGCGCTAAAATGCAAGGTAGACACCGGGGCTAAAACCTCGGCGTTGCATGCGTTTAAGGTAGAGCCCTTTTTGCAAGACGGGCAAGAATGGGTGCGCTTTTGGGTGCACATTGACGAACGCGATTTAAGCCAAGTGCAAGCGTGTGAGGCGCAAGTGGTTGATAAACGTGCCGTGACCGATTCGGGCGGTAACGTGACTGAACGCTTATTTATTCAAACCCAGTTAGAAATAGGTCAACACCGCTTTCCCATTCAACTAAGTTTAACGGCGCGTGATACCATGCGCTTTAATATGTTGTTAGGCCGCACCGCTTTACGAACCGGTGGTTTTTTGGTTAATCCCAGCAAGTCGTTTTTACAAGGAAAAAAAGTATGA
- a CDS encoding mechanosensitive ion channel family protein, with the protein MSDNFELNTLQKLFHSDSLLIESLSLFSFALVSAVLFNFFIKWTLLAWAQKHQKPTLSFALDAIRLPITLSILLFTGNAFLQLFSLPNTLETHLPGVFTTLDIIVWGQFFYRTNQFSLQQLSARPKQGAIIRPQTLPLIENASAVLIVLFIVYLLFITWNIDMTAWLASAGIIGIAVGFAAKDTLANLLSGVFILADSPYKIGDYIVLDAGERGMVTHIGLRSTRILTRDDLEINIPNAIIANGKVVNESSGRHLKSRARVAVSVAYGSDIEMVKNVLLDIAYQETQICSEPEARVRFRRFGASGLDLELLVWIDHPEVRGRVIDSLNTRIYQRFALEKIEIPYNKLDLYLKSLPENTPLNASLNVPLDPH; encoded by the coding sequence ATGTCCGACAATTTTGAACTCAACACCCTTCAAAAGCTATTTCATTCAGACAGCCTGCTTATTGAAAGCCTTAGCCTGTTTAGCTTTGCACTGGTCAGCGCCGTATTATTCAATTTTTTTATTAAATGGACTTTATTGGCGTGGGCGCAAAAACACCAAAAACCCACCTTAAGTTTTGCACTAGACGCGATTAGACTGCCCATAACCCTGTCAATTTTATTATTTACTGGCAACGCATTTTTACAATTGTTTAGCCTGCCCAACACCTTAGAAACCCACTTGCCTGGTGTATTCACCACTTTGGACATTATTGTGTGGGGACAATTTTTTTACCGCACCAATCAATTTAGCTTGCAACAATTAAGCGCGCGTCCCAAGCAAGGCGCTATTATTCGCCCGCAAACATTACCGTTAATCGAAAACGCCTCGGCGGTGTTGATTGTGTTGTTTATTGTGTACCTGCTGTTTATCACCTGGAACATTGATATGACCGCTTGGCTGGCCTCGGCCGGAATTATAGGGATTGCCGTGGGCTTTGCCGCCAAAGACACCTTGGCCAACCTGCTGTCGGGCGTCTTTATTTTGGCCGACTCGCCTTATAAAATAGGCGACTACATTGTGCTTGACGCCGGTGAACGCGGCATGGTCACCCACATTGGATTGCGCTCAACCCGGATTCTGACCCGCGACGATTTAGAAATTAACATTCCCAATGCCATAATTGCCAATGGTAAAGTGGTGAACGAATCGTCTGGTCGTCATCTTAAATCACGAGCTCGCGTCGCGGTGAGCGTGGCCTATGGTTCTGATATCGAAATGGTTAAAAACGTGTTATTGGACATTGCCTATCAAGAAACCCAAATTTGCAGTGAACCCGAAGCCCGCGTACGCTTTAGACGTTTTGGTGCGTCGGGATTAGACCTTGAGTTGTTAGTATGGATTGACCACCCCGAAGTGCGTGGCCGGGTTATTGACAGTTTAAACACGCGTATTTACCAACGTTTTGCGCTCGAAAAAATTGAGATTCCGTACAATAAACTCGATTTATATCTAAAATCGCTTCCCGAAAACACGCCACTAAACGCTTCCTTAAACGTTCCATTAGATCCACACTAA
- a CDS encoding mechanosensitive ion channel family protein: MTPSTPSTLASHIITSFTQWGQQGLAALSSPMFYLQLLAVAAAIGLAWWLSQRLKQRLQLILHTHPNQTDAHATHNVNRWQHLWQTPLAVLQGLAFPLSNILLLALVLSVFNALEQPLWLIKIAQSWAIIVFIFFLVKHAIHNVFISALLKWIGIPLAALYQFDLLSPTVQFLDNISFSVGDIRISVFAVLRLLVFGAVLFWLGRITNHYGQSLIRSKQTLDIRTREVFAKLFEIGLFLIIFLVLLQGVGIDLTALAVFGGALGVGIGFGLQQIASNFISGLIILLDKSIALGNYIEMEDGKAGTLTKLSMRSTSLQTFDGKVIVVPNERFITTAFTNWTHDDPRQRYSLTFAVAYDSDIPAIPKLILDAVKQHPQVLLEPELPDCEIIEFADSGVVFQLEYWIADIDDGKNRVGSDLFMIIWQTLHDNKISIPFPQREVRILNPQPPVPTDITRPGH, from the coding sequence ATGACGCCTTCCACACCCAGTACCTTAGCTTCGCACATCATTACGTCTTTTACTCAGTGGGGTCAACAGGGTTTGGCGGCGCTGTCGAGTCCTATGTTTTACCTGCAATTATTAGCCGTTGCTGCCGCCATTGGTTTAGCCTGGTGGCTCTCGCAGCGCCTTAAACAAAGGCTGCAATTAATATTGCATACGCACCCAAACCAAACAGACGCGCACGCCACTCACAACGTTAATCGTTGGCAGCATTTATGGCAAACCCCACTGGCGGTACTGCAAGGATTGGCGTTTCCGTTAAGCAATATTTTGCTTCTGGCGCTTGTCTTAAGCGTATTTAACGCACTTGAGCAACCGTTATGGCTTATTAAAATTGCTCAAAGCTGGGCCATTATTGTGTTTATTTTCTTTTTGGTAAAGCACGCGATTCACAACGTATTTATAAGTGCTTTGCTTAAATGGATAGGCATTCCTTTAGCTGCGCTCTATCAATTTGACCTACTGAGCCCCACCGTGCAGTTTTTAGACAATATCTCGTTTAGCGTGGGCGACATTCGGATTTCGGTGTTTGCAGTCTTGCGTCTACTGGTCTTTGGCGCGGTGCTTTTTTGGCTGGGTCGTATCACCAACCACTACGGACAAAGCCTAATTCGCAGCAAACAAACTCTAGACATTCGCACGCGCGAAGTATTTGCTAAACTGTTTGAAATTGGACTGTTTTTAATCATCTTCTTAGTGTTACTGCAAGGCGTAGGCATTGACCTAACGGCTCTGGCGGTGTTTGGCGGCGCACTGGGCGTGGGAATTGGTTTTGGCTTGCAGCAAATTGCCTCAAATTTTATTTCGGGGCTGATTATTTTATTAGACAAGTCGATCGCACTGGGCAATTACATCGAAATGGAAGACGGCAAAGCCGGCACACTCACCAAACTGAGCATGCGCTCAACCTCGTTACAAACCTTTGATGGCAAAGTCATTGTCGTACCCAACGAACGATTTATTACCACCGCTTTTACCAACTGGACGCACGACGACCCGCGCCAACGTTACAGCCTAACCTTTGCCGTGGCCTACGACTCGGACATTCCGGCCATTCCAAAACTCATTTTAGACGCGGTAAAACAACACCCGCAAGTGCTGCTCGAACCCGAGCTGCCCGACTGCGAAATTATCGAATTTGCCGACTCGGGCGTGGTGTTTCAACTTGAATACTGGATTGCCGACATCGACGACGGCAAAAACCGCGTAGGCTCTGACCTGTTTATGATTATTTGGCAAACCCTGCACGACAACAAGATTAGCATTCCGTTTCCGCAACGTGAAGTACGTATTTTAAACCCGCAACCGCCAGTGCCAACCGATATAACCAGGCCTGGTCATTAA
- a CDS encoding response regulator, translating into MTINPHEKRFLRERQARKEAEQILEKKSLELYESNQALIRLAADLERKVELRTAEVEKEKNRALALSKAKSEFVATMSHEIRTPINGIIGALNLLEAEVLSDECKSLLGIADHSANVLLHIINDILDFSKIEAGQMDVETIAFDLHYVCQNALLSFKEKCRQKQVELQFEWHDEVSHWQVGDAFRVTQVLNNFLSNAVKFTAAGTVLLRAELDADKLKLSIKDTGMGISQAGLAKLFTDFSQVDASTTRQFGGTGLGLAISMKLAHLMGGQVGVESVQDQGSIFWVVLPNRPASAVRAEVKKATIFDLKAQSRFILLVDDNLVNRQIGLKILQKLGHKVELAEDGFKALELVKSMPLAEPYDLILMDCQMPEMDGFEATRAIRALQVDIPIIALTANTSNEDRQCAFDCGMNDFLSKPFKIDEIQAVILSYPPKTQR; encoded by the coding sequence ATGACCATTAACCCTCATGAAAAACGTTTTTTACGTGAACGCCAAGCGCGTAAAGAAGCCGAGCAAATTTTAGAGAAAAAGTCTTTAGAATTGTACGAAAGCAACCAAGCACTTATACGCTTGGCGGCCGATTTAGAACGTAAGGTCGAGCTGCGAACCGCCGAAGTCGAAAAAGAAAAAAACCGTGCTTTGGCGCTGAGTAAAGCCAAATCTGAATTTGTGGCGACCATGAGCCATGAGATTAGAACGCCTATTAACGGAATTATTGGCGCTTTAAATTTGCTAGAGGCCGAAGTGCTTTCTGACGAGTGCAAAAGTTTATTGGGCATTGCTGACCATTCGGCCAACGTTTTATTGCATATTATTAACGACATTTTAGATTTTTCTAAAATTGAAGCCGGGCAAATGGATGTAGAAACAATTGCATTTGATTTGCACTATGTGTGTCAAAACGCCTTATTGTCTTTTAAAGAAAAATGCAGACAAAAGCAGGTTGAATTGCAATTTGAATGGCATGACGAAGTTTCGCATTGGCAGGTTGGCGATGCGTTTCGCGTAACCCAAGTGCTTAATAATTTTTTAAGCAACGCAGTTAAATTTACGGCAGCGGGTACGGTTTTATTAAGAGCAGAACTGGATGCAGACAAGCTTAAACTGAGCATTAAAGATACTGGAATGGGGATTTCGCAAGCTGGATTGGCCAAGCTGTTTACCGATTTTTCTCAAGTAGACGCATCCACCACGCGTCAGTTTGGCGGCACGGGTTTGGGGTTGGCCATTTCAATGAAATTGGCTCATCTTATGGGCGGGCAGGTGGGCGTTGAAAGTGTGCAAGACCAGGGTTCAATCTTTTGGGTGGTATTGCCCAATCGTCCCGCGTCTGCTGTGCGTGCCGAGGTTAAAAAAGCCACTATTTTTGATTTAAAGGCTCAAAGTCGTTTTATTTTATTGGTAGACGACAACCTAGTAAACCGACAGATTGGTTTAAAAATTCTACAAAAACTGGGGCACAAAGTTGAGTTGGCCGAAGATGGTTTTAAAGCCCTTGAACTCGTTAAAAGCATGCCCTTAGCCGAGCCGTATGATTTAATTTTGATGGATTGCCAAATGCCTGAAATGGATGGCTTTGAGGCAACACGCGCCATTCGCGCTTTACAAGTTGATATTCCTATTATTGCGTTAACCGCCAACACCTCTAATGAAGACCGACAATGTGCCTTTGATTGCGGTATGAATGATTTTTTAAGCAAACCGTTTAAAATTGATGAAATTCAAGCGGTCATTTTGTCGTATCCGCCTAAAACTCAACGTTAA
- a CDS encoding heme NO-binding domain-containing protein yields MKGIVFSEFIELVEEKFGFEMADDIIEKSNLASGGAYTSVGTYDHHELLELVTHLSAQTGISVEDLVKTFGEHLLVRFSEGYPMFFESVNNCFQFLDTIENKVHVEVKKLYPEAELPTFDSRIESDNRMHLVYTSKRPFSALAYGLIKGSATYYGENIHIEMQDESLTGLTKVVFTLTKM; encoded by the coding sequence ATGAAAGGTATCGTATTTTCAGAGTTTATAGAGTTGGTTGAAGAAAAATTTGGTTTTGAAATGGCCGATGACATTATTGAAAAATCAAATCTAGCTTCTGGCGGCGCTTATACGTCGGTAGGCACTTACGACCACCACGAGTTATTGGAGTTGGTAACGCATCTAAGCGCGCAAACCGGAATTTCGGTTGAGGATTTGGTTAAAACATTTGGCGAGCATCTTCTCGTGCGTTTTTCGGAAGGTTACCCCATGTTTTTTGAATCGGTTAACAACTGTTTTCAATTTTTAGACACCATCGAAAATAAAGTTCACGTTGAGGTAAAAAAACTCTACCCCGAAGCGGAACTGCCCACCTTTGATTCGCGTATTGAATCCGATAACCGAATGCACCTTGTTTATACCTCAAAACGACCTTTTTCGGCTTTGGCGTACGGTCTTATTAAAGGCTCAGCCACCTATTATGGTGAAAACATACACATTGAAATGCAGGATGAATCTTTGACGGGTTTAACCAAAGTTGTTTTTACCCTGACCAAGATGTAG
- a CDS encoding MBL fold metallo-hydrolase, whose translation MEQAHYEKSLVIGRMAVALACAQTAHLAHAADPYQTGFARYAKEIQAHSSDSHLASSVLAYQQEVAKVQKSVGYIGKTLPIPKAIEVAPGIYTVVGSMIWHNPGNFGLNNNLTFMIFEDGVFVFNAGPNPAVAYALHQQIKQITDKPVKWLAVENSQGHAYLGASYWVDQGVKNLYSHKVANDDFNRGFDHIKKSWGDRVGHPLTDSARNVADKFTTFDDKITVEVGGGEQVEILNFGPGHTPGSTIVYLPKRNVALPGDLAYNQRMLALFAYTNTQKWMDSFKKFVNAMPADVIVIPGHGAPTNVQKITADTYDYLAFMNQAVQAHINAGGTEMDLAKIDQSAYQDRSVYNETHQQNAVHIYKELTGADLGQSYE comes from the coding sequence TTGGAGCAAGCACATTATGAAAAATCGTTGGTTATTGGCCGTATGGCCGTGGCATTGGCCTGCGCGCAGACCGCGCATTTGGCGCACGCCGCCGATCCTTATCAAACCGGTTTTGCACGCTACGCCAAAGAAATTCAGGCGCACTCTAGCGATTCGCACTTGGCCAGTTCGGTGTTGGCGTATCAGCAAGAAGTCGCTAAAGTGCAAAAGTCGGTAGGTTACATTGGTAAAACCTTGCCCATTCCCAAAGCCATTGAGGTAGCGCCTGGGATATACACCGTGGTGGGCAGTATGATTTGGCACAACCCTGGCAATTTTGGCCTAAACAATAACTTAACGTTTATGATTTTTGAAGACGGTGTGTTTGTGTTTAACGCCGGTCCTAATCCGGCGGTGGCGTATGCGTTGCATCAACAAATTAAGCAAATTACCGACAAGCCGGTGAAATGGTTGGCGGTCGAAAACAGTCAAGGTCACGCCTATTTAGGCGCCAGTTATTGGGTCGATCAGGGTGTTAAAAACTTGTATTCGCATAAGGTGGCCAACGACGACTTTAATCGCGGTTTTGATCACATTAAAAAAAGTTGGGGCGACCGCGTGGGTCATCCTTTAACCGACAGCGCGCGTAATGTAGCGGACAAATTTACCACGTTTGACGACAAAATAACCGTTGAGGTGGGTGGCGGCGAACAGGTTGAGATTTTAAATTTTGGCCCAGGTCATACGCCGGGTTCAACCATTGTCTATTTGCCAAAACGCAATGTGGCACTGCCGGGTGACTTGGCGTATAACCAGCGAATGTTGGCTCTGTTTGCGTACACCAATACCCAAAAGTGGATGGACAGTTTTAAAAAGTTTGTTAATGCCATGCCCGCCGATGTGATTGTGATACCCGGCCACGGTGCACCCACTAACGTGCAAAAAATAACCGCCGATACGTACGACTATTTGGCGTTTATGAACCAAGCCGTGCAAGCGCATATAAATGCAGGCGGCACCGAGATGGATTTAGCCAAAATTGATCAGTCGGCCTATCAAGACCGTTCGGTGTACAACGAAACCCATCAACAAAACGCGGTGCACATTTACAAAGAACTGACCGGTGCCGACCTTGGACAAAGCTATGAATAA